From a single Eleginops maclovinus isolate JMC-PN-2008 ecotype Puerto Natales chromosome 20, JC_Emac_rtc_rv5, whole genome shotgun sequence genomic region:
- the LOC134882538 gene encoding inter-alpha-trypsin inhibitor heavy chain H3-like isoform X6, with protein sequence MERAVLQITLFGLLLALAATQPKNEDWDIYSFHINSTVSSRYATTVITSRMANRMDESKEIEFHVRIPKNAFISKFRMFIDGQVYDGVVKGKEKAQQQYTEAVSRGQSAGLVSSVGRTLEEFKTSVTVAGHKKVTFELTYEELLKRRLGKYELQIHARPMQPVKNFKVDVYIHEKSGLNFVEVKGGLALADAINKTHADHEAWVNFYPTEDQQKTCDSCGKQGMNGDLVIVYDVNRDSGLGDIKTSAGYFVHHFAPTSLTRMSKNVVFLIDQSGSMYGKKIQQTRIALIHILNDLAEDDHFGLITFDGSVFYWKRELVQANKQNLESAKTFARNIQENGATNINSAVLEGARMLNVHHREDSASILILLTDGDPTTGVTNLEQIQSNVRAAIMDKFPLYCLGFGFDVNFEFLEKMSLQNNGVARRIYEDSDADLQLKGFYEEVATPLLLNVTMSYNGGTNLTQTDFSQYYKGSEIVVAGQITDNDIETFTPQVVAISSTKKLTFSNSNGTVESTGRESADHIQRVWAYLTVKQLLEKELLLSGAEKENVKKEALELSLKYSFVTPLTSMVVTKPVGEDTDVLHKPKEGEVSQKHSWHKLVGSAGSARLSPAKGLADAYDTGSYAYDTGSCKETFTLL encoded by the exons ATGGAGAGAGCTGTGCTGCAAATCACCCTCTTTGGGCTGCTGCTGGCTTTGGCTGCGACACAACCGAAAAAC GAGGACTGGGACATCTACAGCTTTCACATCAACTCCACAGTGAGCAGTCGTTATGCAACCACTGTCATCACGAGCCGCATGGCCAATCGTATGGACGAGTCAAAGGAAATAGAGTTCCACGTCCGGATTCCCAAGAACGCCTTCATCAGCAAATTCAGAAT gtttATTGATGGCCAAGTGTACGATGGCGTTGTGAAAGGTAAAGAGAAAGCTCAGCAGCAGTACACTGAGGCTGTGTCCCGTGGACAAAGCGCCGGACTTGTCAG TTCTGTAGGGAGGACCCTGGAGGAATTTAAGACCTCTGTGACTGTGGCTGGTCACAAAAAGGTCACCTTTGAACTCACATATGAGGAGCTGCTGAAACGCAGGCTTGGAAAGTACGAGCTGCAAATCCACGCTCGACCAATGCAGCCTGTGAAAAACTTTAAA GTTGATGTGTACATTCATGAGAAATCTGGCCTCAATTTTGTTGAGGTTAAAGGAGGACTAGCCCTGGCTGATGCCATcaacaaaacacatgcagaccaTGAG GCATGGGTGAACTTTTACCCAACAGAGGACCAACAGAAAACGTGTGACAGCTGTGGAAAGCAGGGTATGAATGGAGATCTGGTTATTGTTTACGATGTCAATAGGGACAGCGGACTGGGAGACATTAAG ACTTCAGCAGGGTACTTTGTTCATCACTTTGCCCCAACTAGTCTTACCCGCATGTCAAAAAATGTTGTCTTCTTGATCGATCAAAGTGGCTCAATGTACGGCAAAAAAATTCAACAG ACCCGGATTGCCTTAATCCACATCTTGAACGACCTGGCAGAGGATGACCACTTTGGTCTTATCACCTTTGATGGCAGCGTTTTTTACTGGAAACGAGAACTCGTTCAAGCCAACAAGCAAAACTTGGAGAGTGCCAAGACATTTGCAAGGAATATTCAAGAAAATGGAG ccaCAAACATCAACAGTGCAGTGTTGGAAGGAGCCCGTATGCTCAACGTACATCACAGAGAAGATTCAGCGTCCATCCTCATTCTTCTCACTGATGGAGACCCAACAACAG GGGTGACAAATCTTGAACAAATCCAGTCAAATGTCAGAGCGGCTATAATGGACAAATTCCCACTCTACTGTCTCGGTTTTGGTTTTGATGTAAACTTTGAGTTCCTTGAGAAGATGTCGCTACAGAACAATGGTGTGGCACGACGGATTTATGAAGACTCTGATGCTGATTTACAGCTGAAG GGTTTCTATGAAGAGGTGGCCACTCCTCTTTTGCTCAATGTGACTATGAGCTATAATGGTGGCACCAATCTGACGCAGACTGACTTCAGTCAGTATTATAAAGGATCTGAGATTGTGGTGGCCGGTCAGATTACTGACAACGACATTGAGACCTTCACTCCACAAGTCGTGGCAATTTCG AGCACTAAAAAGTTGACGTTTTCTAACTCCAACGGCACCGTGGAGTCCACTGGAAGAGAGTCTGCCGACCACATCCAGAGGGTTTGGGCCTACCTCACAGTCAAACAGCTTCTGGAGAAAGA GCTGCTGTTATCTGGAGCTGAGAAGGAGAACGTGAAGAAAGAGGCCTTGGAGCTGTCGCTGAAGTACAGCTTTGTAACTCCACTCACATCCATGGTGGTCACCAAGCCTGTAGGAGAGGACACCGATGTGCTCCATAAACCCAAGGAAGGAGAAGTTTCACAGAAACACTCATGGCATAAACTTGTTGGTTCTG CGGGCAGTGCGAGACTTTCCCCAG CAAAAGGGTTAGCAG atGCCTATGACACGGGAAGCT